A single region of the Polymorphum gilvum SL003B-26A1 genome encodes:
- a CDS encoding 2,3-bisphosphoglycerate-dependent phosphoglycerate mutase — protein sequence MDRLLVLVRHGQSDWNLKNVFTGWKDPDLTELGIAEARAAGAQLRDLKLSFDIAFTSDLTRAQHTLELILAELGQEGLETIRNQALNERDYGDLTGMNKDEARQQFGEEQVHIWRRSFDVPPPGGESLKMTAERVLPYYRAEILPRVLDGNRVIVAAHGNSLRALIMDLEKLTPEQILKRELGTGTPIIYRLDEDGEVVSVEDLAD from the coding sequence ATGGACCGTCTTCTGGTGCTCGTCCGCCACGGACAGAGCGATTGGAATCTCAAGAACGTCTTCACGGGCTGGAAGGATCCGGACCTGACCGAACTGGGCATCGCCGAGGCTAGGGCCGCCGGCGCCCAGTTGCGCGACCTGAAGCTCAGTTTCGACATCGCCTTCACCTCCGACCTGACGCGCGCCCAGCATACGCTCGAGCTGATCCTTGCCGAACTCGGCCAGGAGGGCCTAGAGACCATTCGCAACCAGGCGCTCAACGAGCGCGACTACGGCGACCTCACGGGCATGAATAAGGACGAGGCGCGCCAGCAGTTCGGCGAAGAGCAGGTCCACATCTGGCGCCGCTCCTTCGACGTGCCGCCGCCGGGCGGCGAAAGCCTCAAGATGACCGCCGAGCGGGTGCTTCCCTATTATCGCGCAGAGATCCTGCCGCGGGTGCTGGACGGCAACCGGGTGATCGTCGCCGCGCACGGCAATTCCCTGCGCGCCCTGATCATGGACCTTGAAAAGCTGACCCCGGAGCAGATCCTCAAGCGCGAGCTGGGCACAGGCACGCCGATCATCTACCGTCTCGACGAGGACGGCGAAGTGGTAAGCGTCGAGGACCTGGCCGACTGA
- the dapB gene encoding 4-hydroxy-tetrahydrodipicolinate reductase, translating to MSDMRLVVVGAAGRMGRALVRALTEMDGVAVSAAIEREGSLDLGRDAGELAGVGPIGVRLTDDPLTAFAAAEGVLDFTAPRASLAFAELAAQARIVHVIGTTGWQDGDSAPLKAAARHARIVKSGNMSLGINLLAALVRKAATALDEDFDIEIVEMHHRHKVDAPSGTALLLGEAAAQGRWIPLAERSVRVRDGHTGPRHKGDIGFATLRGGSVVGDHTVILAGQGERIELTHRAEDRQIFARGAVKAALWARDKKPGLYSMADVLGLSD from the coding sequence ATGAGCGATATGCGCCTTGTCGTGGTGGGAGCCGCAGGCAGGATGGGCCGTGCCCTCGTGCGCGCCCTCACCGAGATGGACGGCGTTGCGGTCTCCGCCGCCATCGAGCGGGAAGGCTCGTTGGATCTCGGCCGCGACGCCGGCGAACTCGCCGGCGTGGGGCCGATCGGCGTCCGGCTCACCGACGATCCGCTGACCGCCTTCGCCGCCGCCGAAGGCGTGCTCGACTTCACCGCACCGCGCGCGAGCCTCGCCTTTGCCGAACTGGCCGCCCAGGCGCGCATCGTCCATGTCATCGGCACCACCGGCTGGCAGGACGGCGACAGCGCGCCGCTTAAGGCGGCCGCACGTCATGCGCGCATCGTCAAGTCCGGCAACATGAGCCTTGGTATCAACCTGCTCGCCGCACTGGTCCGCAAGGCCGCGACAGCGCTTGACGAGGACTTCGACATCGAGATCGTCGAGATGCATCACCGGCACAAGGTCGACGCGCCGTCCGGCACCGCCCTGCTGCTCGGCGAGGCCGCAGCCCAGGGCCGCTGGATCCCGCTGGCCGAGCGCTCCGTGCGCGTGCGCGACGGCCACACCGGTCCGCGCCACAAGGGCGATATCGGCTTCGCCACGCTGCGTGGCGGCTCCGTCGTCGGCGACCACACCGTCATCCTGGCCGGTCAGGGCGAACGGATCGAACTGACTCACCGGGCCGAGGACCGCCAGATCTTCGCACGCGGCGCCGTCAAGGCCGCCCTGTGGGCCCGCGACAAGAAACCGGGACTTTATTCCATGGCCGACGTGCTCGGCCTTTCCGACTGA